Proteins from a single region of Salvelinus fontinalis isolate EN_2023a chromosome 15, ASM2944872v1, whole genome shotgun sequence:
- the LOC129812016 gene encoding cofilin-2-like, translated as MASGVTVSDEVIKVFNDMKVRKSSSTEDVKKRKKAVLFCLSDDKKKIVVEEGKWILVGDIGESVDDPYACFVKLLPLNDCRYGLYDATYETKESKKEDLVFIFWAPEGAPLKSKMIYASSKDAIKKKFTGIKHEWQVNGLDDIQDRATLADKLGGNVVVSLEGLPL; from the exons ATG GCCTCTGGTGTCACTGTCAGCGATGAAGTCATCAAGGTCTTCAATGACATGAAAGTCAGGAAGTCATCCTCTACCGAAGATGTAAAAAAGCGTAAAAAGGCTGTGCTGTTTTGCCTCAGCGATGACAAGAAGAAGATTGTTGTGGAAGAGGGCAAGTGGATTCTGGTTGGTGACATTGGGGAGTCGGTGGACGACCCATACGCCTGCTTCGTCAAGCTTCTACCTCTCAACGATTGCAGATACGGCTTATACGATGCCACATACGAAACAAAAGAATCCAAGAAAGAAGACCTGGTATTTATATTTTG GGCACCTGAGGGTGCTCCCTTGAAAAGCAAGATGATCTACGCTAGCTCTAAAGATGCCATTAAAAAGAAGTTCACAG GTATCAAACACGAATGGCAAGTCAACGGATTAGACGACATCCAGGACCGCGCCACCCTGGCAGACAAGTTGGGAGGAAACGTGGTGGTATCACTCGAAGGGTTACCATTGTAA